Proteins encoded within one genomic window of Brassica rapa cultivar Chiifu-401-42 chromosome A09, CAAS_Brap_v3.01, whole genome shotgun sequence:
- the LOC103833925 gene encoding uncharacterized protein LOC103833925 isoform X1, which translates to MVWSRRSAQVSSGDDEEKIVRETRSQGQNSRRLEETMERKRRNRKMVRLYEESDGDEEEKEKNDEDEKEGGEKLHGAKPVGEPVKVSGKGKGRRTHYRQFEHGGNRYQLEDSVLLYQEDNSLKLYVAIIKDITQKKDGRMMILGQWFYRREEAKKKGGGNWEANDTRELFYSFHFDEAPAESVMHRCVVYFIPAHKQLPKRRDNPGFIVRKVYDTDEKTLWELTDKVYEVSKQREIDLLVEKSMSRLGDLPDLETEEHVEKAKRSSRKVNIPPADVRKEEDEYHSILRKFDSLTGDAHRNKCLAKLLKAVQNICSNAGDERKLGSAGSHLEQAESGSHDNPLKNESFLWPNDAVPRVCALELALHVSLASDYSKYNQRIRALAFNLKNTALLAKRLLNGELEPAKILKMSPTELKEGLTDEETEKNEPDDAVRMQVCSFLTVSFIQFLGFQFENVFDHVMYWLWMQMTDVRCSRCSDIKVGLKDIIQAGRGDRYQLECIACGHSWYASRDEVSTQTKDTEQPAQGTKTADVEKNLTSPHGAGKNATEESLKTTNDFNADNNPEATK; encoded by the exons ATGGTGTGGTCTCGGAGGTCCGCTCAGGTGTCCTCGGGTGACGACGAAGAGAAAATTGTACGGGAGACGAGGTCTCAGGGACAGAACTCAAGGAGACTTGAGGAAACAATGGAGCGAAAGAGGAGGAACCGTAAGATGGTGAGGCTGTACGAAGAGTCTGACGGCGACGAGGAAGAGAAGGAGAAAAATGACGAGGATGAGAAGGAAGGAGGAGAGAAGCTCCATGGGGCGAAACCGGTTGGTGAGCCGGTTAAAGTTAGTGGTAAAGGCAAAGGGAGAAGAACCCATTACAGGCAGTTCGAGCACGGCGGTAACAGATACCAGCTG GAGGATTCGGTGCTCTTGTATCAAGAAGACAATAGTCTAAAGCTTTATGTTGCCATTATCAAG GATATTACCCAAAAAAAAGATGGACGCATGATGATTCTGGGACAGTGGTTTTATCGTCGAGAAGAAGCAAAGAAAAAGGGTGGTGGAAACTGGGAAGCAAATGATACACGAGAACTGTTCTACAGTTTCCATTTTGATGAGGCCCCCGCAGAATCTGTGATGCATAGATGTGTGGTGTATTTTATCCCAGCTCATAAGCAACTTCCGAAACGCAGAGATAACCCTGGTTTTATCGTGCGAAAGGTGTATGATACCGATGAAAAGACGCTGTGGGAATTGACTGATAAGGTTTATGAAGTTTCAAAACAACGTGAAATTGACCTCCTTGTGGAAAAGTCAATGTCGAGACTGGGTGATCTTCCTGACCTTGAAACTGAGGAACATGTAGAGAAGGCTAAAAGATCTTCCCGGAAAGTAAACATACCTCCTGCTGATGTTAGAAAGGAGGAAGATGAGTATCATTCTATCCTACGCAAGTTTGATTCACTTACAGGTGATGCTCATCGTAACAAATGTTTGGCGAAGCTTCTGAAAGCAGTCCAAAACATATGCTCCAACGCTGGTGATGAAAGAAAGTTGGGTTCAGCTGGATCCCATCTTGAACAGGCTGAAAGTGGATCTCACGATAATCCGTTAAAG AATGAGAGTTTTCTCTGGCCGAATGATGCTGTTCCTCGGGTTTGTGCTCTTGAGTTGGCTTTACATGTATCTCTTGCATCGGATTATTCTAAATACAATCAAAGGATTAGGGCGTTGGCATTCAATCTCAAG AACACTGCACTGCTGGCTAAACGACTGCTCAATGGGGAGTTAGAACCTGCAAAGATTTTGAAAATGTCACCCACTGAGTTAAAG GAGGGTCTAACTGATGAGGAAACAGAGAAGAACGAGCCTGATGATGCGGTACGGATGCAGGTTTGTTCATTTCTGACAGTCAGTTTTATCCAGTTTCTTGGATTTCAGTTCGAGAATGTCTTTGACCATGTCATGTATTGGCTTTGGATGCAGATGACCGATGTACGATGCTCGAGATGCAGTGATATTAAAGTTGGCCTGAAGGATATCATTCAAGCTGGGCGTGGAGATCGCTATCAG CTGGAGTGTATTGCCTGTGGACATTCATGGTATGCCTCAAGGGATGAGGTATCCACTCAGACTAAAGACACTGAACAACCTGCCCAAGGCACTAAGACTGCAGACGTTGAGAAGAATTTAACCAGTCCTCATGGAGCTGGGAAGAACGCAACAGAAGAATCGTTGAAGACAACCAATGACTTTAATGCTGACAACAATCCTGAAGCCACCAAgtaa
- the LOC103833925 gene encoding uncharacterized protein LOC103833925 isoform X2 has product MVWSRRSAQVSSGDDEEKIVRETRSQGQNSRRLEETMERKRRNRKMVRLYEESDGDEEEKEKNDEDEKEGGEKLHGAKPVGEPVKVSGKGKGRRTHYRQFEHGGNRYQLEDSVLLYQEDNSLKLYVAIIKDITQKKDGRMMILGQWFYRREEAKKKGGGNWEANDTRELFYSFHFDEAPAESVMHRCVVYFIPAHKQLPKRRDNPGFIVRKVYDTDEKTLWELTDKVYEVSKQREIDLLVEKSMSRLGDLPDLETEEHVEKAKRSSRKVNIPPADVRKEEDEYHSILRKFDSLTGDAHRNKCLAKLLKAVQNICSNAGDERKLGSAGSHLEQAESGSHDNPLKNESFLWPNDAVPRVCALELALHVSLASDYSKYNQRIRALAFNLKNTALLAKRLLNGELEPAKILKMSPTELKEGLTDEETEKNEPDDAVRMQMTDVRCSRCSDIKVGLKDIIQAGRGDRYQLECIACGHSWYASRDEVSTQTKDTEQPAQGTKTADVEKNLTSPHGAGKNATEESLKTTNDFNADNNPEATK; this is encoded by the exons ATGGTGTGGTCTCGGAGGTCCGCTCAGGTGTCCTCGGGTGACGACGAAGAGAAAATTGTACGGGAGACGAGGTCTCAGGGACAGAACTCAAGGAGACTTGAGGAAACAATGGAGCGAAAGAGGAGGAACCGTAAGATGGTGAGGCTGTACGAAGAGTCTGACGGCGACGAGGAAGAGAAGGAGAAAAATGACGAGGATGAGAAGGAAGGAGGAGAGAAGCTCCATGGGGCGAAACCGGTTGGTGAGCCGGTTAAAGTTAGTGGTAAAGGCAAAGGGAGAAGAACCCATTACAGGCAGTTCGAGCACGGCGGTAACAGATACCAGCTG GAGGATTCGGTGCTCTTGTATCAAGAAGACAATAGTCTAAAGCTTTATGTTGCCATTATCAAG GATATTACCCAAAAAAAAGATGGACGCATGATGATTCTGGGACAGTGGTTTTATCGTCGAGAAGAAGCAAAGAAAAAGGGTGGTGGAAACTGGGAAGCAAATGATACACGAGAACTGTTCTACAGTTTCCATTTTGATGAGGCCCCCGCAGAATCTGTGATGCATAGATGTGTGGTGTATTTTATCCCAGCTCATAAGCAACTTCCGAAACGCAGAGATAACCCTGGTTTTATCGTGCGAAAGGTGTATGATACCGATGAAAAGACGCTGTGGGAATTGACTGATAAGGTTTATGAAGTTTCAAAACAACGTGAAATTGACCTCCTTGTGGAAAAGTCAATGTCGAGACTGGGTGATCTTCCTGACCTTGAAACTGAGGAACATGTAGAGAAGGCTAAAAGATCTTCCCGGAAAGTAAACATACCTCCTGCTGATGTTAGAAAGGAGGAAGATGAGTATCATTCTATCCTACGCAAGTTTGATTCACTTACAGGTGATGCTCATCGTAACAAATGTTTGGCGAAGCTTCTGAAAGCAGTCCAAAACATATGCTCCAACGCTGGTGATGAAAGAAAGTTGGGTTCAGCTGGATCCCATCTTGAACAGGCTGAAAGTGGATCTCACGATAATCCGTTAAAG AATGAGAGTTTTCTCTGGCCGAATGATGCTGTTCCTCGGGTTTGTGCTCTTGAGTTGGCTTTACATGTATCTCTTGCATCGGATTATTCTAAATACAATCAAAGGATTAGGGCGTTGGCATTCAATCTCAAG AACACTGCACTGCTGGCTAAACGACTGCTCAATGGGGAGTTAGAACCTGCAAAGATTTTGAAAATGTCACCCACTGAGTTAAAG GAGGGTCTAACTGATGAGGAAACAGAGAAGAACGAGCCTGATGATGCGGTACGGATGCAG ATGACCGATGTACGATGCTCGAGATGCAGTGATATTAAAGTTGGCCTGAAGGATATCATTCAAGCTGGGCGTGGAGATCGCTATCAG CTGGAGTGTATTGCCTGTGGACATTCATGGTATGCCTCAAGGGATGAGGTATCCACTCAGACTAAAGACACTGAACAACCTGCCCAAGGCACTAAGACTGCAGACGTTGAGAAGAATTTAACCAGTCCTCATGGAGCTGGGAAGAACGCAACAGAAGAATCGTTGAAGACAACCAATGACTTTAATGCTGACAACAATCCTGAAGCCACCAAgtaa